In bacterium, one genomic interval encodes:
- the pepF gene encoding oligoendopeptidase F produces MKQWIRRVSGVMVTLMAGVWAASAADMPQRSEIEDKYKWDLSAMYANTEAWEADYKFVESKIPELEAFKGKVSKTGKDLKAYLDLAVEIGGHNENLYTYANMSHHLDTRVSENIELRDRADVLGSKWGSANSWFSPELTTIPVATLEKWYKSVPGLDLYRQFIDNELRQKAHTLSTEEEMLMSMTGEMINLSESAAEALRNTDIEFPEIKGDDGKMVRLSEGRYRALLESDKPQVRRDAAMALHNEYMQYKNTFASLMGANVAAEVFQARARGYNSALHMAVDNDNVDTTVYLNLISTVKANLEPLHKYSRLRRETLDLKELHMYDYSAPIVGEAPHWEYEDGITTIKAALQPLGPDYMAGVDKIFSNRWVDVYETEAKRSGAYSWGSYRSHPYMLLNYHGTLDDVFTNAHELGHTMHTYLTYGNQPQIYADYAIFVAEVASTFNEALLIDHMLATETDPEKKLVYVNQFLDNIHGTIIRQTLFAEFELEMHRMYERGEPLTAESLAELYRGILESYYSPEVTIDEQYGYTWLRIPHFYSNFYVYKYATSMAAALALADRVENGGEQELNDYLGFLKGGSSKYPLELLNGAGVDMSSPAPIEAAMRTFSRLVDELEVLLAEQDARDNAGKEKPRRSSQD; encoded by the coding sequence ATGAAGCAATGGATTCGCAGGGTTTCCGGGGTGATGGTCACGCTGATGGCCGGGGTATGGGCAGCATCTGCGGCAGATATGCCGCAACGTTCGGAGATTGAAGACAAGTACAAGTGGGACTTGTCGGCAATGTATGCGAACACCGAGGCATGGGAAGCGGACTACAAGTTTGTGGAGAGCAAGATTCCGGAACTGGAAGCCTTTAAGGGGAAGGTTTCGAAGACGGGCAAGGATTTGAAGGCGTATCTGGATCTGGCCGTTGAGATCGGCGGCCACAATGAGAATTTGTACACGTACGCGAACATGTCGCACCATTTGGACACGCGGGTATCTGAGAATATCGAGCTGCGTGACCGCGCGGATGTCTTGGGTTCGAAGTGGGGTTCGGCGAATTCGTGGTTTTCTCCGGAGCTGACGACGATTCCGGTGGCGACGCTTGAGAAGTGGTACAAGAGTGTGCCGGGTCTGGACCTTTATCGTCAGTTCATAGACAACGAACTGCGGCAGAAGGCGCACACGCTTTCGACGGAAGAAGAGATGCTGATGTCCATGACGGGCGAGATGATCAACCTGTCGGAGTCGGCGGCGGAAGCTCTGCGCAACACGGACATTGAATTTCCGGAGATCAAGGGTGACGACGGCAAGATGGTTCGGTTGTCGGAGGGTCGCTACCGGGCGCTGCTTGAGTCGGATAAGCCGCAGGTTCGGCGCGATGCGGCGATGGCGCTGCACAATGAATACATGCAGTACAAGAACACATTTGCTTCGCTGATGGGCGCAAACGTGGCTGCGGAAGTATTTCAAGCGCGTGCGCGCGGTTACAATTCGGCGCTGCACATGGCGGTTGACAACGACAACGTTGACACGACGGTGTATCTGAATTTAATTTCGACGGTAAAGGCGAATTTGGAGCCGCTGCACAAGTACTCGCGGCTGCGCCGTGAGACGCTGGATCTGAAGGAATTGCACATGTACGACTACAGCGCGCCGATCGTGGGTGAGGCGCCGCACTGGGAGTACGAAGACGGCATCACGACGATCAAGGCGGCGCTGCAGCCGCTGGGTCCGGACTACATGGCCGGCGTGGACAAGATTTTCAGCAACCGTTGGGTGGATGTTTACGAGACTGAAGCCAAGCGCAGCGGCGCGTATTCGTGGGGCAGCTATCGCAGTCATCCGTACATGCTGTTGAACTATCACGGCACTCTGGACGACGTGTTCACGAACGCGCACGAGCTGGGGCACACGATGCACACGTACTTGACGTACGGGAACCAGCCGCAGATTTACGCGGACTACGCGATCTTCGTCGCGGAAGTGGCTTCGACGTTCAATGAGGCGCTGCTGATAGACCATATGCTGGCGACGGAGACGGATCCTGAGAAGAAGCTGGTCTATGTGAATCAGTTCCTGGACAACATTCATGGGACGATCATTCGGCAGACGCTGTTCGCGGAGTTTGAGTTGGAGATGCACCGGATGTACGAGCGCGGGGAGCCGTTGACGGCGGAGTCGCTGGCAGAGCTCTATCGCGGCATTCTGGAATCCTACTATTCGCCCGAGGTGACGATTGACGAACAGTACGGCTACACGTGGCTGCGGATTCCGCACTTCTATTCGAACTTCTACGTGTACAAGTATGCGACGTCCATGGCGGCGGCGCTGGCGCTGGCGGATCGCGTGGAGAATGGCGGCGAGCAGGAGTTGAACGACTACCTCGGCTTCCTCAAGGGCGGCTCGTCGAAGTACCCGCTGGAGTTGCTGAACGGTGCGGGCGTGGATATGTCGAGTCCGGCGCCGATTGAAGCGGCGATGCGGACGTTTTCGCGTCTGGTAGATGAGCTTGAAGTGCTGTTGGCGGAGCAGGACGCGCGCGACAACGCGGGCAAAGAGAAGCCGCGCCGCTCAAGCCAGGACTAA
- a CDS encoding methyl-accepting chemotaxis protein, which translates to MVITLSLKQKIAALAIVSTVLPILVVLSIVTIQKRNAAEQIVSQIDKLNRDQLGQLATDVANLCQVSRDLIRQQVNTGLATAENLVEDYGGIHAAGDRVSWNAVNQFNQERSEVQIPRFMIGSRWLGQNRSATSESPIVDEAAAVGSGCCTIFQRMNDRGDMIRVATNVIGKDGQRAIGTYIPAVNPDGKNNPVLSAVLNGQRFDGRAYVVDAWYETSYQPLKDSAGRVIGMLFFGVKQEAVESLMAAVNSVKVGKSGYIYILGGSGDDQGVYVHSKDGKRDGENIWNAKDSNGNLFIQNVVKKGLALNTGQVDFEEYPWKNADDPVARDKVAAIAYFKPWDWVIGASMYKDDAYEARDLAVASISRMQWMTLVAGLVIALVMVLFSVMNARRIGTALHRIVLQITEGAEQVAQASNQVSQTSQSLAQGASLQAASLDETRTTMDTMTETINRNADDAANAARLMAESGASIRNVAADAVKVDQEMHSIKSSADHTSKIIKTIDEIAFQTNLLALNAAVEAARAGEAGKGFAVVVEEVRNLSMRAAAAAKDTSSLIEETVQRVSSGAKMVNDLRDNLERVSSATEEVSALVSEISTASGSQAQGIKIVNTAIHNMGASTQSNAASAEESAAAAEQLNGQAESMRGTAVALHLLVDGDR; encoded by the coding sequence ATGGTTATCACACTTAGCCTGAAGCAGAAAATCGCAGCGCTTGCAATCGTCTCGACTGTCCTGCCGATTCTCGTCGTCTTGTCCATCGTCACGATCCAGAAGCGTAATGCTGCAGAACAAATCGTTTCGCAGATTGACAAGCTCAATCGGGATCAGCTCGGACAGCTCGCGACCGACGTCGCCAACCTTTGTCAAGTCTCGCGCGACCTCATACGCCAACAGGTCAACACAGGTTTGGCTACTGCAGAAAATCTCGTGGAAGACTACGGCGGCATTCATGCCGCGGGCGACCGCGTCTCGTGGAACGCCGTCAATCAGTTCAATCAGGAACGTTCAGAAGTGCAGATTCCGCGCTTCATGATCGGCTCCCGCTGGCTCGGCCAAAACCGCAGCGCAACTTCGGAATCCCCAATCGTCGACGAAGCAGCAGCAGTCGGCTCAGGCTGTTGCACCATCTTCCAGCGCATGAACGACCGTGGTGACATGATTCGTGTCGCCACAAACGTCATTGGCAAAGATGGCCAGCGCGCCATCGGGACCTACATTCCAGCGGTCAACCCGGACGGCAAGAACAACCCCGTGCTTAGCGCCGTACTGAACGGACAACGATTCGATGGCCGTGCCTACGTCGTCGATGCTTGGTATGAAACATCATATCAGCCGCTCAAAGACTCAGCCGGTCGCGTGATCGGCATGCTTTTCTTTGGCGTCAAACAGGAAGCCGTCGAATCGCTGATGGCCGCTGTCAACAGCGTCAAAGTCGGCAAGAGCGGCTATATCTACATTCTCGGCGGATCCGGCGACGATCAAGGCGTCTACGTCCATTCAAAAGACGGCAAGCGCGACGGCGAAAACATCTGGAATGCCAAAGACTCCAACGGCAATCTGTTCATTCAAAACGTCGTCAAGAAAGGCCTCGCCCTCAATACCGGACAGGTGGACTTCGAAGAATACCCCTGGAAGAATGCCGACGACCCCGTGGCACGCGACAAGGTCGCCGCCATCGCATACTTCAAACCGTGGGACTGGGTCATCGGAGCTTCTATGTATAAGGACGACGCATACGAAGCACGCGATCTGGCGGTCGCCTCGATCAGCCGCATGCAGTGGATGACGCTGGTTGCCGGACTTGTGATCGCCCTGGTCATGGTGCTCTTCTCAGTCATGAATGCCCGCCGCATCGGCACTGCATTGCACAGAATCGTCCTGCAAATCACCGAAGGTGCTGAACAAGTTGCGCAGGCGTCGAACCAAGTGTCCCAGACAAGCCAGTCCCTCGCTCAGGGAGCGAGCTTGCAAGCCGCTTCACTGGACGAAACCCGTACCACAATGGACACGATGACTGAAACCATCAATCGCAATGCCGACGACGCCGCCAACGCCGCCCGCCTGATGGCCGAATCCGGTGCCAGCATTCGCAACGTTGCGGCCGATGCGGTCAAGGTGGATCAGGAAATGCACAGCATCAAATCCAGCGCCGACCACACCTCAAAAATCATTAAGACAATTGATGAAATTGCCTTCCAGACGAATCTGCTCGCCCTGAACGCTGCCGTTGAAGCCGCGCGTGCGGGAGAAGCGGGCAAGGGATTCGCCGTTGTTGTCGAAGAAGTCCGCAATCTCTCGATGCGCGCCGCCGCCGCCGCCAAAGACACAAGTTCGCTGATCGAAGAAACTGTGCAGCGCGTCAGCTCGGGAGCCAAAATGGTCAACGACCTCCGCGATAACCTCGAGCGGGTCTCCAGCGCTACGGAAGAAGTGTCGGCGCTCGTCTCCGAAATCTCCACGGCTTCCGGTTCGCAGGCGCAGGGCATCAAAATCGTCAACACTGCCATTCATAACATGGGCGCGTCAACGCAAAGCAATGCTGCCAGCGCCGAAGAATCCGCCGCCGCAGCGGAACAGTTGAATGGACAAGCCGAATCCATGCGCGGCACTGCGGTCGCCTTGCACCTGTTGGTGGACGGTGATCGGTAA
- a CDS encoding quinone-dependent dihydroorotate dehydrogenase — MYELLRPLLFSGDPERIHDRVLAALESVGHFAPGRALLRALAGSSAARPVTTMGLNFPHPLGLAAGFDKDARAIPALCALNFAFIEIGTVTPRPQPGNPKPRMWRYPEAAALVNALGFPGDGMHAVKQRLETLRAAQLSTRPIGINLGKNAATPIENALDDYADVLSELLDHGDYFVVNVSSPNTVGLRTLQEPDSLRQLLAPLLAITGGKKPLLLKIAPDLTDEDVRTAAQVVTELGLAGIVCANTSIRRNLVPRAASLDRGGLSGAPIFDRMHECLKIVRAELSPQATVIAVGGISSPTQLNQALAAGADLAQIYTAFIYRGPRVIAKLLR; from the coding sequence ATGTACGAACTGCTACGGCCCCTGCTCTTCAGCGGCGATCCCGAACGTATCCATGATCGTGTGCTCGCCGCACTCGAAAGCGTCGGCCATTTCGCTCCGGGCCGCGCTCTCTTGCGTGCGCTGGCCGGTTCAAGCGCAGCCCGGCCCGTCACCACGATGGGCTTGAACTTCCCGCATCCGCTCGGACTGGCCGCCGGCTTCGACAAAGACGCGCGCGCCATCCCCGCACTGTGCGCGCTGAATTTCGCCTTCATCGAAATCGGAACCGTCACGCCGCGGCCTCAACCCGGCAATCCCAAGCCGCGGATGTGGCGCTATCCCGAAGCTGCGGCGCTCGTCAATGCCTTAGGCTTTCCCGGCGATGGAATGCACGCCGTCAAACAACGTCTCGAAACGCTCCGCGCCGCGCAGCTCAGCACCCGCCCAATTGGAATTAATCTCGGCAAGAACGCCGCGACGCCGATCGAGAATGCCCTCGACGACTACGCCGACGTGCTGTCCGAGTTACTCGACCACGGCGACTACTTCGTCGTCAACGTTTCCTCACCGAACACCGTCGGACTGCGCACTCTGCAAGAGCCTGACAGCTTGCGCCAACTCCTCGCACCGCTACTGGCTATCACCGGCGGCAAGAAACCGCTCCTGTTAAAGATCGCGCCCGATCTCACCGACGAAGATGTGCGCACTGCGGCGCAGGTCGTCACCGAGCTCGGACTGGCCGGCATCGTCTGCGCCAACACCTCCATACGCCGCAATCTCGTTCCGCGCGCGGCCTCACTTGATCGCGGCGGCCTGTCCGGCGCGCCAATCTTCGACCGCATGCACGAGTGCCTGAAAATCGTTCGCGCAGAATTATCGCCGCAGGCGACCGTGATTGCCGTAGGCGGTATCTCCTCGCCCACGCAACTCAATCAGGCGCTTGCCGCTGGAGCCGATCTCGCGCAAATTTATACGGCCTTCATCTATCGCGGTCCGCGCGTCATTGCCAAGCTCCTGAGGTAA
- a CDS encoding BamA/TamA family outer membrane protein yields MFILIWLLCAVPLFAQPAPAKVQVAEITLIGNQLTRPWVIERELRFDVEDSVTAADLEAARLRLLSLGLFNNVRVDHDNEGVITVQVSEQFRFIPILGASPMEGSLNDALREPDRIMDIIVFTAGFADINFRGHGAALGVLTEFGARSGVNLEYQTRWLSPRRPLAVSVGVRSLDLSDRHASVLGFDRRLKQRRAFIDVATRRGAPSRLGLNLRYDHVSESAERPATGDTHQALWFAPYAILDRRNLEWYPTHGLFARADLESAFGTTTFLRSRATLATYAPLTDGSRPLLIAARCYGGTAQSNTPPWARYYFGFADNFRGYSSVKSEAANYLSGELEVRFPVTREITYDVPLVGRYGQDIPFWIGGAVFAERAHTQLDGARTDLFAYGAALHVRFPYVQVFEVSYARNLDNESEVVFATGVRF; encoded by the coding sequence ATGTTCATTCTGATTTGGTTACTCTGCGCCGTGCCGCTCTTCGCGCAACCCGCTCCCGCCAAAGTGCAGGTCGCCGAAATCACTCTCATCGGCAATCAGCTGACTCGCCCTTGGGTAATCGAACGTGAGTTACGATTCGATGTTGAAGACAGCGTAACCGCCGCCGATCTCGAGGCCGCGCGCTTGCGCCTGCTCTCGCTTGGACTGTTCAACAACGTCCGCGTGGACCACGATAACGAAGGCGTGATCACCGTGCAGGTCTCTGAACAGTTTCGGTTTATTCCCATTCTCGGCGCCAGTCCCATGGAGGGTTCACTCAACGATGCGCTGCGCGAACCCGACCGCATCATGGACATCATCGTCTTCACCGCCGGATTCGCCGACATCAACTTCCGCGGTCATGGCGCCGCGCTCGGCGTGCTCACCGAATTCGGCGCGCGCTCAGGTGTGAATCTCGAATATCAAACCCGCTGGCTCTCGCCGCGTCGGCCCCTGGCCGTCAGTGTGGGTGTTCGTTCGCTCGACCTCTCCGACCGCCACGCTTCCGTGCTCGGCTTCGACCGCCGCCTCAAACAGCGCCGTGCTTTCATTGATGTCGCAACGCGCCGCGGAGCGCCGTCGCGACTCGGGCTGAACCTGCGCTATGACCACGTCAGCGAAAGCGCCGAACGCCCCGCCACGGGCGATACGCATCAAGCCCTGTGGTTCGCTCCCTACGCGATCCTCGACCGGCGCAATCTCGAATGGTATCCCACCCATGGCCTGTTCGCGCGCGCCGATCTCGAATCGGCGTTCGGCACCACCACCTTTCTGCGTTCACGCGCCACGCTCGCAACCTACGCTCCTTTAACCGACGGCTCGCGGCCGCTGCTCATTGCCGCGCGCTGCTATGGCGGCACGGCCCAATCCAACACACCGCCGTGGGCCCGCTACTACTTCGGCTTCGCTGATAATTTCCGTGGCTATTCCAGCGTCAAATCGGAAGCCGCAAACTACTTGAGCGGCGAACTCGAAGTGCGCTTTCCGGTCACTCGCGAAATCACGTACGACGTCCCGCTCGTCGGGCGCTATGGCCAGGATATCCCCTTCTGGATCGGCGGAGCCGTGTTCGCGGAACGAGCGCACACACAACTCGACGGCGCACGCACGGACCTGTTCGCCTACGGCGCCGCTCTGCATGTGAGGTTTCCCTATGTGCAGGTCTTCGAGGTCAGTTACGCACGCAACCTCGACAACGAATCCGAAGTCGTGTTCGCCACCGGAGTGAGATTCTAA